A window from Opitutia bacterium ISCC 52 encodes these proteins:
- the gatB gene encoding Asp-tRNA(Asn)/Glu-tRNA(Gln) amidotransferase subunit GatB gives MEYEVVIGLEVHVQVRTKSKIFTSVGVGFGQDPNTLTDPVVLGFPGALPVINREAVEKSVKVGMLLESTIPEITKWDRKNYFYPDSPKNYQISQFDQPICEGGKVEIELPGPSRNIMGEHMWVELTRAHLEEDVGKLNHFDSDSLVDYNRAGTPLLEIVTEPVLHTPDEAWAYLTALRNLMIYGDISDCDMEKGQMRCDANISIRPVGQKELGVKVEIKNMNSISGVRNGLAYEIQRQIQTAKAGGTIHQETRGWDAAKNVSYHMRFKEESHDYRYFPDPDLMPVRIDEAWRERVAKTIPERPFDRQRRYYEDYDLPFTVTSVLIPDPELCAFFEEAAEASGEAQQSANWIVNNLLGELGNAGLALADSKVTPAHIAELVGLIKEGAISKNIAKEQVFGDMFENGNMPAAVVEAKGLKQSNDTGELEPVCQEVIDANPGPVAEIQGGNDKAINFLKGQVMKATRGKANPSLVDQVLKELIDKKG, from the coding sequence ATGGAATACGAAGTTGTTATTGGTTTAGAGGTGCACGTCCAGGTTCGGACTAAGTCGAAGATATTTACTTCGGTGGGGGTCGGTTTCGGGCAGGACCCGAATACGTTGACCGATCCGGTCGTTCTTGGGTTTCCAGGTGCACTTCCCGTGATCAATCGCGAGGCAGTTGAGAAATCGGTCAAGGTAGGCATGCTTCTAGAAAGTACGATTCCTGAAATTACAAAGTGGGATCGTAAGAATTATTTTTATCCGGATAGTCCGAAGAACTACCAAATCTCTCAATTCGATCAACCGATCTGTGAGGGTGGTAAAGTGGAAATCGAACTTCCCGGTCCCTCGCGAAACATCATGGGTGAGCACATGTGGGTCGAGCTGACTCGTGCTCATTTGGAAGAGGATGTTGGGAAGCTCAATCACTTCGATAGCGATAGCTTGGTTGATTACAACCGGGCTGGAACTCCGCTCTTGGAAATCGTGACTGAGCCGGTGTTACATACCCCCGATGAAGCTTGGGCTTATCTCACTGCTTTGCGCAACTTGATGATCTATGGCGACATTTCCGATTGCGACATGGAGAAGGGGCAAATGCGCTGCGATGCAAATATAAGTATTCGCCCTGTTGGTCAGAAAGAACTGGGAGTTAAAGTAGAGATTAAAAATATGAACTCTATCTCCGGAGTGCGGAACGGCTTGGCCTACGAGATTCAGCGTCAGATCCAAACTGCAAAAGCGGGTGGAACAATTCATCAGGAAACGCGTGGATGGGATGCGGCGAAAAACGTGTCCTACCATATGCGATTCAAAGAAGAGTCGCATGACTATCGATATTTCCCGGATCCGGATTTGATGCCTGTGCGTATCGACGAAGCGTGGCGTGAGCGAGTCGCGAAGACCATTCCTGAGAGACCTTTCGATCGTCAACGCCGCTACTATGAGGACTACGATCTTCCTTTTACGGTTACGTCGGTCCTGATTCCTGATCCTGAACTCTGTGCTTTTTTTGAAGAGGCGGCAGAAGCCTCCGGTGAAGCTCAGCAGTCGGCCAATTGGATCGTGAACAATTTGCTCGGTGAGCTTGGCAACGCTGGCCTGGCCCTGGCGGACAGCAAAGTGACTCCTGCTCATATCGCAGAGTTGGTTGGCTTGATCAAGGAGGGTGCTATTTCTAAAAACATAGCGAAGGAGCAAGTCTTCGGGGATATGTTTGAAAACGGCAATATGCCTGCTGCTGTCGTTGAAGCTAAAGGCTTGAAACAAAGCAACGACACGGGCGAGCTGGAGCCCGTTTGCCAGGAAGTCATCGATGCAAATCCCGGACCCGTGGCAGAGATTCAAGGTGGAAATGACAAGGCGATCAATTTCCTTAAAGGGCAGGTGATGAAAGCCACGCGTGGGAAAGCCAACCCCTCGCTTGTCGACCAAGTGCTTAAGGAGTTGATTGATAAAAAAGGCTAA
- the pheT gene encoding phenylalanine--tRNA ligase subunit beta, which yields MLISLSWLSNYVDLSDKSVEEIEYAMNMIGFEVEGTQETGLPDLPKVVVGEVLSREQHPDADRLGVCEVNVGEKEALQIVCGANNYKVGDRIPVATVGARLPGNFKIKASKLRGVKSFGMMCSPRELGLGEDHDGLLILDQRPEIGTPINEVFTDSDTVLDIEVTPNRPDCLSHVGIAREMAAYFGKVLTYPILETDFDGIRKTGEPTLISEVDVQAPDDCPNYYAHSIKGVKIGPSPDWLRQYLEAVDQRPINNVVDITNFVLLEFGQPLHAFDANKIGGNKIIVRKATQDEKIVTLDEKERTLNSDMLVIADAEKPLVVAGVMGSVNAEVDDNTVDVVLESAYFDPSGIRKTSRSLGLSSDSSYRFERGVDPQGANFAALRTIDLILDIAGGELVGPYIQAGTEPVIEREIELDPQFIRDIAGYDISDERIREILESLECSVSDGGESWVIKVPSWRGDLYRPADLSEEIIRMFGTDQIPESPVEVSGLIHQDANTASLNDRFSSYLAGQHFQECVHYSLRSGDEASQWFSRFSLDTLKLANPFTSDQTHLRVSLIPGLLDTLKLNFARKTGMERVFEVGKVFHEYEGQVFEMVSVAFAIFQPDRYSSWKSREEGDFYTAKNILNALGGLANVNLDGVGYRSLSWGTSIWQEDHSAHVGSISKQGFEAKLGMLNMNLVKEWDLEGTVLAGSFEILPERVKASGKIVKFKPFSQFPPTEKDLALLVDDTLLAETVRRDLHKITKRAVNNRYELESVSVFDVYTGEGVPEGKKSLAFNMKFRSNDRTLTDKEVGEVFNTVQQEIESKTSYELRS from the coding sequence ATGCTCATTTCACTTAGTTGGTTAAGTAATTACGTCGACCTGTCTGATAAGAGTGTCGAGGAGATCGAGTATGCCATGAACATGATTGGCTTTGAGGTCGAAGGAACTCAAGAAACTGGATTGCCCGATCTGCCAAAGGTGGTCGTTGGAGAAGTACTCTCACGCGAACAACACCCGGATGCAGATCGACTCGGTGTCTGTGAAGTGAATGTAGGTGAAAAAGAAGCCCTTCAAATCGTATGTGGTGCCAATAACTACAAAGTTGGAGACCGCATACCCGTTGCAACGGTGGGCGCTCGCCTTCCAGGAAACTTTAAGATCAAGGCCTCCAAGCTGCGCGGTGTAAAATCTTTTGGCATGATGTGTAGTCCTCGTGAGCTTGGCCTCGGTGAAGATCATGATGGTTTGTTGATTCTAGATCAGCGTCCTGAGATTGGCACACCTATCAATGAGGTGTTCACCGATTCGGATACGGTCCTTGACATCGAAGTAACGCCGAACCGCCCCGATTGTTTGAGTCACGTGGGTATCGCTAGAGAAATGGCAGCCTATTTCGGAAAGGTGTTAACTTACCCCATTCTTGAAACTGACTTTGATGGCATTCGAAAAACAGGTGAGCCCACATTGATTTCTGAAGTTGACGTTCAGGCTCCTGATGATTGCCCCAACTATTATGCCCATAGCATCAAGGGAGTTAAGATCGGCCCCAGTCCCGATTGGTTGAGACAATACTTGGAAGCAGTTGATCAACGCCCGATCAATAACGTCGTAGACATCACCAATTTTGTGCTGCTCGAGTTTGGGCAGCCACTACACGCCTTCGATGCCAATAAAATTGGTGGCAACAAGATCATTGTTCGAAAAGCGACTCAGGATGAGAAGATCGTCACCCTCGATGAAAAGGAACGTACCCTGAATTCGGATATGCTGGTCATCGCCGATGCGGAGAAGCCTCTCGTCGTTGCAGGCGTTATGGGATCGGTTAATGCTGAGGTCGATGACAACACCGTTGATGTCGTTCTCGAATCTGCTTACTTCGATCCTTCCGGAATTCGTAAAACCAGCCGATCACTCGGACTGTCTTCTGATAGCTCTTATCGTTTTGAGCGCGGAGTGGATCCTCAAGGTGCAAACTTTGCCGCCTTGCGAACCATTGATCTCATTCTGGACATCGCGGGTGGTGAATTAGTCGGTCCTTACATCCAAGCGGGTACCGAGCCGGTTATTGAACGTGAAATAGAGCTGGATCCTCAATTCATTCGCGACATCGCTGGCTATGACATTTCAGATGAGCGCATCCGTGAGATTCTAGAATCATTGGAATGCTCAGTGAGTGATGGTGGAGAATCTTGGGTAATCAAAGTCCCAAGCTGGCGCGGCGACCTTTACCGCCCTGCGGATCTTTCTGAAGAGATCATTCGGATGTTTGGTACTGACCAGATTCCTGAATCACCAGTGGAAGTATCTGGCCTTATCCATCAGGACGCTAACACGGCTAGTTTGAACGATCGTTTTTCATCCTACCTGGCAGGGCAACATTTTCAGGAGTGTGTTCACTACAGCCTGCGTTCGGGTGATGAAGCGAGCCAATGGTTCAGTCGTTTCAGCTTAGATACTCTTAAATTGGCGAATCCATTTACCTCCGACCAAACGCACTTGCGGGTTTCATTGATTCCTGGGTTGCTCGATACCTTGAAGTTGAATTTCGCCCGTAAGACTGGGATGGAGCGAGTCTTTGAAGTCGGTAAAGTGTTTCACGAATACGAAGGCCAAGTTTTTGAAATGGTCTCAGTTGCCTTTGCCATTTTCCAACCCGATCGTTATTCCAGTTGGAAGAGCCGTGAAGAAGGAGACTTTTACACCGCAAAGAATATTTTAAATGCACTGGGTGGTTTGGCTAATGTGAATCTTGATGGAGTGGGCTACAGGAGTCTGTCCTGGGGAACTTCTATTTGGCAGGAAGATCATTCCGCACATGTGGGTAGCATTTCCAAGCAAGGCTTCGAAGCTAAGCTAGGTATGCTCAATATGAACTTAGTTAAGGAATGGGACCTTGAAGGAACGGTTCTAGCAGGTTCCTTTGAAATCTTACCTGAGCGCGTAAAAGCCAGTGGGAAGATTGTGAAGTTCAAGCCCTTCAGCCAATTTCCTCCGACTGAGAAGGACCTCGCATTGCTGGTTGATGATACTCTTCTTGCTGAAACCGTGCGCCGTGACCTCCACAAAATTACCAAACGTGCGGTGAATAATCGCTACGAGTTGGAATCGGTAAGCGTGTTTGATGTATATACCGGGGAAGGTGTTCCGGAAGGTAAGAAAAGCTTGGCCTTCAACATGAAGTTCCGCTCCAACGACCGTACGCTTACTGACAAAGAGGTCGGTGAAGTTTTCAATACCGTCCAGCAGGAAATTGAATCCAAAACCTCCTACGAGTTACGATCTTAG
- a CDS encoding aminopeptidase P family protein, which yields MVKRKKRPVVADCIFADSEQDPDQRYLSGFSVPDPFLSLRIGRKSIGVFSDLEFNRAQKESRFTEILSLTAVDRSAKEWRDRRTVTVADQIAWLVNVYYIDILRLPQNFPVWVSEGLHKHKIDFQVVKGALFPARLEKTVIEAEMVREGNRCSAAGFHIVKQMLEASEIKEGLIYFEGKPLTSERLRQEIDVNCMRMGGVAMNTIVAGGDQACDAHCVGSGPLSANELIIVDIFPRMMNHGYFGDMTRTFLKGEASEEQRRLVSTVHEAQKMAISMVRANAQGRKIHRAIQALFDKEGYETKEVNGVPTGFFHGTGHGLGLEIHESIRIGNIKQTLRPGFVVTIEPGLYYPGLGGCRIEDVLWVTKDGCEMLSSAPYDWEIP from the coding sequence ATGGTCAAAAGGAAAAAACGTCCCGTTGTTGCTGACTGCATCTTCGCAGATTCTGAGCAGGATCCTGATCAACGCTATTTATCGGGATTTTCTGTCCCGGATCCATTTCTCAGTCTGCGGATAGGACGAAAGTCGATTGGTGTGTTTAGCGACCTCGAATTTAACCGGGCGCAGAAAGAATCTCGATTCACTGAAATATTGTCTCTGACAGCGGTTGATCGGTCGGCCAAGGAATGGCGAGACCGGCGTACCGTAACGGTTGCCGACCAGATCGCCTGGTTGGTAAATGTGTATTATATTGATATTCTCCGTTTGCCTCAAAACTTCCCTGTTTGGGTTTCGGAAGGTCTACACAAGCACAAGATTGATTTTCAGGTTGTAAAAGGAGCCTTGTTTCCTGCGCGCTTAGAGAAGACCGTCATCGAGGCTGAGATGGTGCGCGAGGGAAACCGTTGCTCTGCCGCGGGATTCCATATCGTAAAGCAAATGCTCGAAGCCTCCGAGATCAAAGAGGGCCTTATTTACTTTGAAGGTAAGCCACTGACCAGTGAGCGCCTCCGGCAGGAAATTGACGTCAACTGCATGAGGATGGGAGGTGTTGCGATGAACACGATCGTGGCCGGTGGAGATCAGGCCTGTGACGCACATTGTGTTGGCTCTGGGCCGCTATCAGCAAATGAGCTTATCATTGTAGATATCTTTCCGAGGATGATGAATCACGGCTACTTTGGGGATATGACTCGAACATTCTTAAAAGGAGAAGCGAGTGAGGAGCAACGCCGCTTGGTTTCGACTGTTCACGAAGCTCAGAAAATGGCTATCTCTATGGTTCGAGCAAATGCTCAAGGCCGAAAGATTCATCGAGCGATTCAGGCACTTTTCGACAAGGAAGGCTATGAGACCAAAGAGGTTAATGGAGTTCCCACCGGATTCTTCCATGGCACCGGTCATGGATTAGGTCTCGAGATCCATGAATCGATAAGGATTGGAAACATAAAACAAACTCTTCGACCTGGATTTGTTGTGACTATCGAACCCGGTTTATATTATCCCGGATTGGGAGGCTGCCGAATCGAGGATGTCCTATGGGTGACCAAAGATGGTTGTGAAATGCTTTCTAGTGCACCCTATGATTGGGAGATACCCTGA
- a CDS encoding GxxExxY protein, which produces MDTNGHESDVLYADEVYQLVGFSLSILKEVGHGYHEKIYENGIVVDLQENGIQYVQQAKYDVQYKGVELGYYIPDLISHGKIVVDTKTIDRISDHERGQMLNYLRLTKLRLGLIINFKHAKLQWERVVL; this is translated from the coding sequence ATGGACACGAATGGACACGAATCTGATGTTCTGTATGCTGATGAGGTTTATCAGCTCGTAGGATTCTCCTTAAGTATTCTAAAGGAAGTTGGCCACGGGTACCATGAGAAGATTTACGAGAACGGAATCGTTGTAGACCTTCAGGAGAATGGAATCCAATATGTTCAGCAGGCGAAATACGATGTCCAGTATAAGGGGGTTGAATTGGGATATTATATCCCTGATCTCATCTCTCATGGAAAAATCGTTGTAGATACAAAAACGATTGATCGTATCTCTGATCACGAACGGGGTCAGATGTTGAACTATCTACGACTCACCAAGTTACGCCTTGGTCTAATTATTAACTTTAAACATGCTAAGCTGCAATGGGAGCGAGTAGTATTATGA
- a CDS encoding insulinase family protein: MDSLDTVLEPLFAQPVHRRVLENGMTILVREDSSSQVSSVQLWVNTGSIHEGPLLGAGVSHYLEHMLFKGTEKRSGKQISREVQSLGGCINAYTTFDRTVYYIDLPSENTIGAIDILADAGFNSTLPEEEVEKERQVILREIDMGKDDPDHLLGRAVFETAYRVHPYKYPVIGYKDIFETVTRDELMDYYKSRYVPNNMVLVITGDVNAEEIFKSSSEILEVFPRQRLESLYIPEEPKALSKRQQSLNGDVNVSRIGLGFTIPGLRHPDATGLSLLSSILGNGDSSILWQRLRQDRGVVHHVDVSSWNPGTSGLLWVSMMTGPDKKEEALKAFWEEVDTLKESLIEDSRIQKSLRQAMVGEINNRKTMSGQAARIGAAEVMVGDLDYPRVYLQQLRSVKPEDLKRLLNEYVVPDRLTQITFDPEKDEQESISTGEVEVRGHEFDEVSLENGARLLFQESPDLPKVHVRVIFKGGALWERPEQRGISALAANLLTKDTEVRSASDVATSIESLGGSFSEFSGNNTFGLSLEVLPQDLELGLELLEQSLFQLKVNPETFEREREGQIAHIKETLDDVVDFGIRELRNLFFGDFPYSVNAYGKVEHLESLKPEDVQAYLSSMIHSENCVVSVSGLFDRSTVEPRLSELFLRLPSNGVPEDLPVFHRPANTGRSEVAMDREQAVVFQAFPCVGVRQDDLMIKASVLDELFSGMSSQLFERVRDDLGLAYFVGSSRVIGLDSGMLFLYGGTHPSTAEQVLEEMSIEMERIRSGKVEPDELDRIKIRLKAQRRMSLQTIGARAMQAGLNATYDLAVNDWMNFDAKLDAVTIDDLAAFAETYFKEEQQLELIVRPAEA; the protein is encoded by the coding sequence ATGGATTCACTTGATACTGTACTTGAACCGCTCTTTGCGCAACCTGTTCATCGTCGTGTTCTTGAAAACGGAATGACCATTCTGGTCCGTGAGGATTCGAGTAGTCAGGTAAGTTCCGTACAGCTTTGGGTGAACACGGGTAGTATTCATGAAGGCCCGTTGTTGGGTGCAGGCGTTTCTCATTATCTTGAGCATATGCTGTTTAAGGGGACTGAAAAAAGATCCGGAAAACAGATTAGCCGAGAGGTCCAAAGCCTGGGAGGCTGCATCAACGCCTACACAACATTTGATAGGACTGTATATTATATAGACCTTCCAAGTGAGAATACGATCGGTGCCATTGATATTCTCGCCGATGCTGGTTTCAATTCTACCTTACCGGAGGAGGAAGTGGAGAAGGAGCGTCAGGTGATTCTTCGGGAAATTGATATGGGCAAGGATGATCCTGATCATCTCCTTGGTCGGGCCGTTTTTGAAACAGCTTACCGAGTTCATCCCTACAAGTACCCAGTAATTGGTTACAAGGATATTTTTGAGACGGTGACACGTGACGAGTTGATGGATTATTATAAGTCCCGTTACGTGCCCAACAACATGGTATTGGTAATTACTGGAGATGTGAATGCAGAAGAGATTTTTAAATCTTCTTCTGAGATCCTGGAGGTGTTTCCACGCCAGCGCTTGGAGTCGCTTTACATTCCTGAAGAACCGAAGGCGTTGTCGAAACGCCAGCAGTCATTGAATGGCGATGTAAATGTGAGCAGGATTGGCCTTGGCTTTACCATCCCCGGTTTACGACATCCGGATGCAACGGGGCTCAGCTTGCTTTCAAGTATCCTTGGGAATGGCGATAGCTCCATTCTTTGGCAGCGACTTCGCCAAGATCGAGGGGTGGTACACCACGTGGACGTCTCGAGCTGGAATCCGGGAACATCAGGACTCTTGTGGGTTTCAATGATGACCGGCCCTGACAAAAAGGAAGAGGCTCTGAAAGCGTTTTGGGAAGAGGTCGATACTCTAAAGGAATCTTTAATTGAAGACTCCCGCATCCAGAAGTCACTGCGTCAAGCCATGGTCGGTGAGATTAACAATCGTAAGACCATGAGTGGGCAGGCCGCTCGAATTGGAGCTGCGGAAGTTATGGTAGGTGATCTGGATTATCCACGTGTCTATCTCCAGCAGTTACGTTCCGTAAAACCAGAAGATTTGAAACGTCTTCTGAATGAATACGTAGTTCCAGATCGGCTCACACAAATTACATTTGATCCTGAGAAGGATGAACAAGAATCCATTTCCACTGGGGAGGTAGAAGTCAGAGGACATGAGTTTGATGAAGTATCTCTGGAGAACGGAGCACGCTTGTTATTTCAGGAAAGCCCCGATCTTCCCAAGGTACATGTCCGCGTTATTTTCAAGGGAGGCGCTTTGTGGGAAAGACCTGAGCAACGCGGTATCTCTGCTCTAGCGGCAAATCTTCTGACAAAAGATACGGAAGTACGATCCGCTTCCGATGTGGCCACCTCTATTGAGTCGCTTGGCGGGTCTTTCTCAGAGTTCTCCGGAAACAACACCTTCGGATTGAGCTTGGAAGTCTTGCCTCAGGATCTGGAGCTAGGGTTGGAATTGCTGGAGCAGTCCCTGTTTCAGTTAAAGGTGAATCCCGAAACCTTTGAACGTGAACGCGAAGGACAGATTGCGCATATTAAAGAGACCTTGGACGACGTTGTGGACTTTGGGATTCGAGAACTGCGAAACCTTTTCTTTGGTGATTTCCCGTATTCAGTAAATGCGTACGGTAAAGTCGAACATTTGGAATCTTTGAAGCCGGAAGACGTGCAGGCTTACCTGTCTTCTATGATCCATTCAGAAAACTGTGTGGTTTCAGTGAGTGGGCTCTTTGATCGCTCTACCGTTGAGCCGCGGTTATCAGAGCTATTTTTGAGACTTCCTTCCAATGGTGTTCCAGAGGACCTTCCAGTTTTTCATCGTCCAGCTAATACAGGCCGATCTGAAGTGGCGATGGATCGGGAACAAGCAGTGGTTTTCCAAGCATTCCCTTGTGTTGGAGTAAGGCAGGATGATTTGATGATTAAGGCTTCAGTCCTGGATGAGCTTTTCAGTGGGATGAGCAGTCAACTGTTCGAACGAGTTCGTGATGATTTGGGTTTGGCCTATTTCGTCGGTAGCAGTCGTGTCATTGGTTTAGATTCCGGAATGCTGTTTCTCTATGGCGGCACTCACCCTTCTACTGCTGAGCAAGTCCTTGAAGAAATGTCGATCGAAATGGAGCGCATTCGCTCGGGCAAAGTAGAGCCAGATGAACTGGATCGTATAAAGATCCGTTTGAAAGCTCAGCGACGAATGAGTTTACAAACGATTGGTGCTCGGGCGATGCAAGCCGGCCTGAATGCAACTTACGACCTCGCCGTGAATGATTGGATGAACTTCGACGCTAAGCTAGATGCTGTGACGATTGATGATCTGGCTGCTTTTGCTGAGACCTACTTCAAAGAAGAACAGCAGCTGGAACTCATCGTTCGCCCTGCAGAGGCCTAG
- the gatC gene encoding Asp-tRNA(Asn)/Glu-tRNA(Gln) amidotransferase subunit GatC yields MSDKGSIDIDYVANLARIELTDEERERFSSQLGGILEYFDQLNQVDVDGVEPMAHAFQVENVLRDDAAVEGFDPETAVKHAAAKRNHMVQVPKVVEG; encoded by the coding sequence ATGAGTGATAAAGGATCCATTGATATTGATTACGTTGCTAACTTGGCCCGCATCGAATTGACCGATGAGGAACGTGAAAGATTCAGCTCACAGCTTGGCGGCATACTGGAGTACTTCGACCAGTTGAACCAGGTGGACGTAGATGGAGTTGAGCCGATGGCTCACGCTTTCCAAGTTGAGAATGTTTTACGTGACGATGCTGCAGTTGAAGGTTTCGATCCTGAAACAGCGGTTAAGCATGCCGCTGCTAAAAGAAACCACATGGTACAAGTCCCCAAAGTGGTGGAAGGTTAA
- the gatA gene encoding Asp-tRNA(Asn)/Glu-tRNA(Gln) amidotransferase subunit GatA → MADDLHFKTLTELQSLLSSGDVSSVELTQALINRKEAVDPQVQAFNSLNSEGALAEAEAADQRRAAGEIKGSLDGIPIGLKDVISVKDRPLTCSSKMLEDFVSPYDATTTSKLKDAGAVLFGRLNMDEFAMGSSTENSAFKTTYNPWDLERVAGGSSGGSAAAVSAGSVPLSLGSDTGGSIRQPASFCGVVGMKPTYGRVSRFGLVAYASSLDQIGPFGRSVKDVASVLQAIAGHDPKDSTSIEQDAPDYSAHLGSSKGPWKLGVPKEYFGEGLDPEVKESVQKAIDWYADQGCEIQEVSMPNMNLAVATYYIIATAEASSNLARFDGVRYTHRSKDVENAIDLYFKSRAEGFGDEVKLRIILGTYVLSSGYYDAYYLRAQKVRTLIRQDFMNAYEQVDALLTPTSPFVSFKAGEKNEDPLAMYLSDIYTISANLAGIPGLSLPCGLNSEGLPIGLQILGKPFGEADLLAIGNAYEEAHDHSNQHPVL, encoded by the coding sequence ATGGCGGACGACCTACATTTTAAAACACTCACAGAGCTTCAATCGCTTTTGTCATCCGGCGATGTGTCTTCAGTTGAATTGACCCAAGCTTTGATTAATCGCAAAGAAGCGGTTGATCCTCAAGTTCAGGCATTCAATTCTCTGAATAGTGAAGGCGCACTCGCTGAAGCCGAAGCTGCGGACCAAAGACGTGCAGCTGGAGAGATAAAAGGATCCCTTGATGGAATTCCTATCGGACTCAAAGATGTTATTTCGGTCAAAGACCGCCCGCTGACTTGTTCGAGTAAAATGTTGGAGGATTTTGTTTCTCCCTACGATGCAACCACCACTTCCAAGTTAAAGGATGCCGGTGCAGTTTTGTTTGGCCGCCTGAACATGGACGAGTTTGCCATGGGATCCTCTACGGAGAATTCGGCTTTTAAAACCACATATAACCCCTGGGACCTCGAGCGTGTTGCTGGTGGATCGAGTGGGGGGAGTGCTGCTGCTGTATCCGCAGGTTCGGTACCTTTATCTCTCGGAAGTGATACGGGTGGATCTATTCGTCAACCTGCTTCTTTCTGTGGAGTGGTTGGGATGAAACCTACTTATGGTCGGGTATCCCGATTCGGTTTGGTCGCTTACGCTTCGTCTTTGGATCAGATTGGACCCTTTGGTCGCTCGGTGAAGGATGTCGCATCCGTCCTGCAAGCAATTGCAGGCCACGATCCTAAGGACTCAACTTCCATTGAACAGGATGCCCCTGATTATTCTGCGCATTTGGGAAGTAGCAAAGGACCTTGGAAGCTAGGGGTGCCTAAAGAGTATTTTGGAGAAGGCCTGGATCCGGAAGTTAAAGAGAGCGTTCAAAAAGCCATCGATTGGTATGCCGATCAAGGGTGTGAGATCCAAGAGGTGTCCATGCCTAATATGAATTTGGCTGTAGCGACTTACTACATCATCGCTACTGCAGAAGCTTCTTCTAACCTGGCACGATTTGACGGGGTGCGTTACACTCACCGAAGTAAGGACGTAGAAAACGCCATTGATTTGTATTTCAAAAGTCGCGCCGAAGGCTTTGGCGACGAAGTGAAGTTGCGGATCATTCTGGGAACCTACGTGCTTAGTTCCGGCTACTACGATGCCTACTACCTTCGAGCACAAAAAGTGCGGACCTTGATTCGTCAGGATTTCATGAATGCCTACGAACAGGTAGATGCACTTCTGACTCCGACCTCACCCTTTGTATCGTTCAAAGCCGGTGAAAAGAATGAAGATCCATTGGCCATGTATCTGAGCGATATCTATACCATTTCTGCCAACTTGGCTGGCATTCCTGGACTATCCCTTCCTTGTGGTCTCAATTCCGAAGGGCTTCCGATCGGGCTGCAAATTCTCGGCAAACCATTTGGTGAGGCTGACCTGCTTGCTATTGGGAATGCTTACGAAGAGGCCCACGATCACTCAAACCAACATCCGGTTTTATAG
- a CDS encoding DUF192 domain-containing protein: protein MSRILDLKSSRSIVLVWSLILIITSMSAGCDKPAEGAGTTTDPATVDEWLPLQLDGKAIQIQIAYKQHELSKGLMYRASMGEDQGMLFFYGPPKQMSFFMRNTKIPLDIGYFTSDGVLREIYPMYPMDERSVRSRRNDILIALEMNQGWYAKNGVKPGATFDLPTLKAALLRRGIPESKILF, encoded by the coding sequence ATGTCTAGGATATTAGATCTCAAGTCCTCAAGATCCATCGTTCTTGTTTGGAGCCTCATCCTGATAATCACCTCCATGTCGGCTGGTTGCGATAAACCGGCTGAAGGAGCAGGCACCACCACGGATCCAGCTACCGTAGATGAATGGCTCCCCCTGCAATTGGATGGCAAAGCTATACAGATCCAGATCGCATACAAACAGCACGAGCTAAGTAAAGGACTCATGTATCGAGCGTCTATGGGCGAAGACCAGGGAATGCTCTTCTTTTATGGGCCACCCAAGCAAATGAGCTTTTTTATGCGAAACACCAAGATACCCTTGGACATCGGTTATTTCACTTCTGACGGTGTGTTGAGGGAGATTTATCCCATGTATCCCATGGATGAACGCAGCGTAAGATCTAGGCGGAACGATATTCTTATAGCCTTGGAAATGAATCAGGGCTGGTATGCCAAGAACGGCGTCAAACCAGGTGCAACTTTCGATCTGCCAACTTTAAAGGCGGCCTTACTTCGTCGTGGGATCCCCGAATCGAAGATTCTATTCTAG